The Bacillota bacterium genome window below encodes:
- a CDS encoding hemolysin family protein: MFSVEALLIVALLLLNAFFVLAEFALVRVRSTRLEELIQQQNWRARIAKHAQEHIDAYLNTVQVGITLASIGLGWVAEPWAAKQLQPVLTLLGITSPRSVHVTAFIIGYLTITFLHVVLGEMVPKSVAIRRTEPAALWTAPPLNLFHRLLFPLTWLMTGCASLVLRLLRIPPASPEEAYSQEELRLLLASSRRSGALKDTEAELMEHVFSFGDKRAKDIMVPRVDMVYLSTTWSLEENLRIAEQYGFTRFPLCEGDPDKVIGIVHVKDLYRARQHGIDTLRHIARDCLIVPESKPIDELLREFQKQKMHMAIVVDEYGGTSGLVTIEDVIEEIVGEIYDEFEPIQPRIQKLGDNRYLVEANVELDELASQLGVEISEEDSAFETVAGYVMGKLTSLPRVGDRVPFGHFEIQVVEMRGRRVHRVYVQPAYSGTPASPSGSGNPL; the protein is encoded by the coding sequence ATGTTTTCCGTTGAAGCGTTGCTGATTGTCGCACTGCTTTTGCTCAACGCCTTCTTTGTGCTGGCGGAGTTTGCATTGGTACGGGTGCGCTCCACCCGTCTGGAGGAGTTAATCCAGCAGCAAAACTGGCGTGCGCGCATCGCCAAACACGCGCAGGAGCACATCGATGCCTACCTGAACACGGTGCAGGTGGGCATTACCCTTGCCAGCATTGGACTGGGATGGGTCGCCGAACCATGGGCGGCAAAGCAGTTGCAGCCCGTATTGACCCTGCTGGGCATTACCTCCCCGCGCAGTGTACACGTTACCGCTTTCATCATCGGGTACCTGACCATCACCTTCCTGCATGTCGTGCTGGGGGAGATGGTTCCCAAAAGCGTTGCCATCCGCCGTACCGAACCAGCGGCGTTGTGGACGGCTCCGCCGTTGAACCTGTTCCATCGTCTGCTCTTTCCGCTGACCTGGCTGATGACAGGTTGCGCGTCGCTGGTGCTGCGCCTGCTTCGCATTCCGCCTGCCTCTCCCGAAGAGGCGTATTCTCAGGAGGAACTGCGACTGCTGCTTGCCTCGTCCCGTCGCTCCGGCGCGTTGAAAGACACCGAAGCGGAGCTGATGGAACATGTCTTCTCCTTCGGCGACAAGCGAGCGAAGGACATCATGGTTCCTCGCGTGGATATGGTGTACCTGTCCACGACCTGGTCGCTGGAGGAGAACCTGCGCATTGCCGAACAGTATGGCTTCACCCGCTTCCCGCTTTGCGAAGGCGACCCCGATAAGGTCATCGGCATCGTGCACGTCAAAGACCTCTACCGCGCCCGACAGCACGGCATCGACACGTTGAGGCACATCGCCCGCGATTGCCTGATCGTGCCCGAAAGCAAACCTATCGATGAATTACTGCGCGAGTTCCAGAAGCAAAAAATGCACATGGCAATCGTGGTGGACGAGTATGGCGGCACCTCCGGGCTGGTAACTATCGAGGACGTGATTGAAGAGATTGTGGGCGAGATTTACGATGAATTCGAGCCGATCCAGCCGCGCATCCAGAAGCTCGGCGACAACCGCTATCTGGTGGAAGCCAACGTGGAACTGGACGAGCTGGCAAGCCAGCTCGGGGTGGAGATATCGGAAGAGGACAGCGCGTTCGAAACCGTCGCCGGTTACGTGATGGGCAAGCTGACCTCACTCCCGCGCGTAGGTGACCGTGTACCCTTCGGCCATTTTGAGATACAGGTAGTGGAAATGCGCGGGCGACGGGTGCATCGGGTGTATGTGCAGCCTGCATACAGCGGAACCCCGGCAAGCCCGTCTGGAAGTGGCAACCCCTTGTGA
- the amrB gene encoding AmmeMemoRadiSam system protein B — protein sequence MIRSPAVAGMFYADTAAELRDEIRKCFLSPLGPGQLPETAINGKRALRGLMCPHAGYYYSGAAAAHAYARLAEDGTPATVILLGPNHRAIGAPIAILSRGVFKTPLGEVPIDTPTAEAIKQTVSAVREDETAHYSEHSLEVQLPFLQTVAPNARIVPIVFGRVYYDRETVEVLKDLGKALASLLGDPARHRVLIASTDLMHYVPRDEAYRMDEVALQAVREVDGERLMEEVFRRDISMCGVMSTATMLFALREVGITQGEVLCHYTSGDVPGGDTRHVVGYAACAFYATK from the coding sequence ATGATACGCTCACCTGCCGTTGCAGGAATGTTCTACGCCGACACCGCCGCCGAATTGCGCGACGAGATACGCAAATGCTTCCTGTCCCCCCTTGGACCGGGACAGCTGCCCGAAACGGCAATCAACGGCAAGCGTGCCCTGCGCGGGTTGATGTGTCCTCACGCGGGTTACTACTACTCGGGAGCCGCCGCCGCCCATGCCTACGCACGCCTCGCGGAAGACGGTACGCCCGCAACGGTCATCTTGCTGGGACCGAACCACCGCGCCATCGGTGCCCCGATAGCCATCCTGTCGCGTGGTGTGTTCAAGACGCCTCTGGGCGAAGTGCCCATAGATACCCCCACAGCCGAAGCTATCAAGCAGACGGTTTCCGCGGTACGCGAGGATGAGACCGCACATTATTCAGAACACTCGCTGGAAGTGCAGTTGCCTTTTCTGCAGACGGTTGCTCCCAACGCCCGCATCGTGCCCATCGTTTTCGGCAGGGTATACTACGACCGCGAGACCGTCGAGGTGTTGAAAGATCTGGGCAAGGCGCTGGCGTCCTTACTGGGCGACCCGGCTCGCCACCGCGTGCTGATAGCCAGCACCGACCTGATGCACTATGTGCCCCGCGACGAGGCGTACCGCATGGACGAGGTCGCTTTGCAGGCGGTGCGCGAGGTGGATGGCGAGCGGTTGATGGAGGAGGTCTTCCGCCGCGACATCAGTATGTGCGGCGTGATGTCCACAGCCACCATGCTGTTTGCGCTGCGGGAAGTGGGCATTACACAGGGCGAAGTGCTGTGCCATTACACGTCTGGTGATGTGCCGGGCGGGGACACTCGACACGTCGTCGGTTACGCCGCCTGCGCCTTCTACGCCACGAAGTAG
- a CDS encoding 2,3-bisphosphoglycerate-independent phosphoglycerate mutase produces the protein MAASSEARKVIVLIGDGMADRPHPALGGKTPIEAAHTPHMDRLATEGETGLMDLIAPGVRVGSDTGHLALLGYDPYAVYTGRGPFEALGVGMEVRGGDIAFRCNFSTVDDNMVVLDRRAGRITEGTDQLAAQVNGIFIEDVQVFFKESVAHRGALILRGPGLSPKITDADPHAEGEKVHEVQAIDPDDAAARRTARIVNQFVRLSYEKLNHHPVNQKRREQGLNPANIILPRGAGVAPSIPDFNTHHQLIGACVAETGLIKGIARFVGLKVLEVPEATGGLDSDVMAMGRKVVEALQEHTFVLCNVKGPDVAAHDHNPQAKVDIIQRIDAMLGWLLTQIDPATTYIVVSADHTTACSFGDHTGEPVPIVLWGPEVRTDDVTQFGERACARGGLGRIRGKDLVPMLTSLMNVQEKFGA, from the coding sequence ATGGCAGCATCTTCCGAAGCCCGCAAGGTGATTGTGCTTATCGGGGACGGGATGGCAGACCGACCGCATCCCGCCTTAGGCGGCAAGACCCCCATCGAAGCCGCGCATACACCCCACATGGACCGCTTAGCGACAGAGGGCGAAACGGGGCTGATGGACCTGATTGCGCCCGGCGTGCGCGTGGGCAGCGACACGGGACATCTCGCCCTGCTGGGCTACGACCCCTACGCCGTGTACACCGGACGCGGACCCTTCGAAGCGCTCGGCGTGGGCATGGAGGTGCGTGGAGGTGACATCGCCTTCCGCTGCAATTTCAGCACCGTGGACGACAACATGGTGGTTCTCGACCGCCGCGCAGGACGCATCACCGAAGGTACTGACCAGCTTGCCGCGCAGGTGAACGGCATCTTCATCGAGGACGTGCAGGTGTTCTTCAAAGAGTCGGTGGCGCACCGCGGCGCGCTGATTCTGCGCGGACCTGGCTTATCCCCCAAAATCACCGACGCCGACCCGCACGCTGAGGGCGAAAAAGTACACGAGGTTCAGGCGATAGATCCCGATGATGCCGCCGCCCGACGCACCGCGCGCATCGTCAATCAGTTTGTGCGCCTCAGCTACGAAAAACTGAACCACCATCCGGTGAACCAGAAGCGGCGCGAACAGGGCTTGAACCCCGCCAATATCATCCTGCCGCGCGGGGCTGGTGTCGCACCCAGTATTCCGGACTTCAACACGCACCACCAGCTGATTGGCGCGTGCGTGGCAGAGACGGGGTTAATCAAGGGTATCGCCCGCTTCGTGGGGCTGAAGGTGCTGGAAGTGCCCGAAGCCACCGGCGGACTGGACAGCGACGTGATGGCGATGGGACGCAAGGTGGTGGAGGCTTTGCAGGAACATACCTTCGTCCTTTGCAACGTGAAGGGGCCCGATGTCGCCGCACACGACCACAACCCGCAGGCGAAGGTGGACATTATCCAGCGCATTGACGCGATGCTGGGCTGGTTGCTGACGCAGATCGACCCTGCAACCACCTACATCGTGGTCTCCGCTGACCACACCACTGCTTGCTCCTTCGGCGACCACACGGGTGAGCCGGTTCCCATCGTGCTGTGGGGACCGGAAGTGCGCACGGACGACGTGACGCAGTTCGGCGAGCGGGCATGTGCCCGGGGTGGTTTGGGGCGCATCCGGGGCAAGGACCTGGTGCCCATGCTGACCAGCCTGATGAACGTTCAGGAGAAGTTCGGTGCCTGA
- a CDS encoding NAD(P)-dependent glycerol-3-phosphate dehydrogenase yields MPTVAVLGAGSWGTALALLLGNKQVQVALWARDAELAEAIRREGQNPRYLPGFPLPPLVTPTSDIQQAVNEAEVLVFAVPAGALREVASAVRECLSSPRLLISAAKGLETDGSRPSQVLQATLGRHCGDMVVLSGPNLALELAREIPTATVVASPSPEAARRAQMLFMHPSFRVYTNHDVTGVELGGALKNVLAIGAGISDGMGFGDNSKAAFITRGLAEMVRLGVALGAEERTFMGLSGVGDLFATASSHLSRNWRVGHGLAQGKPLAHILQELRQVAEGVPTTFAVCQLAERLNIEMPIAQTIRAVLEGRLNPRDAIHELMLRTPKEEWWGTRLKEA; encoded by the coding sequence TTGCCGACGGTAGCGGTTTTAGGGGCAGGAAGCTGGGGCACGGCTCTCGCGCTGTTGCTGGGCAACAAACAGGTGCAGGTAGCGCTGTGGGCGCGTGATGCCGAATTAGCGGAAGCCATTCGCCGTGAAGGGCAGAACCCGCGCTACCTGCCCGGCTTCCCCCTGCCCCCTTTGGTGACCCCTACCAGCGATATACAGCAAGCGGTTAACGAGGCGGAGGTGCTGGTCTTTGCCGTACCTGCAGGCGCATTGCGCGAGGTGGCTTCCGCCGTTCGGGAATGCCTCTCCTCCCCACGATTGCTCATCTCCGCCGCGAAGGGGCTGGAAACGGACGGCAGCCGCCCCTCACAGGTGCTGCAAGCGACGCTGGGTCGGCACTGCGGCGATATGGTGGTGCTTTCCGGTCCCAACCTCGCGCTGGAGCTGGCTCGCGAAATCCCCACAGCAACGGTGGTGGCTTCACCTTCCCCCGAAGCGGCAAGGCGCGCGCAGATGCTGTTCATGCACCCTTCCTTCCGCGTCTACACCAATCACGACGTGACAGGGGTGGAGCTCGGCGGCGCGCTGAAGAACGTGCTTGCCATCGGTGCAGGCATCAGCGACGGCATGGGCTTTGGCGATAACTCCAAGGCGGCGTTTATCACGCGCGGGCTGGCGGAGATGGTGCGGCTGGGCGTCGCGCTGGGCGCGGAGGAGCGCACCTTTATGGGACTATCGGGCGTGGGCGACCTGTTTGCGACCGCCTCCAGCCATCTCAGTCGCAACTGGCGTGTAGGACACGGACTGGCACAGGGCAAGCCGCTGGCGCACATCCTGCAGGAGCTCCGGCAGGTTGCTGAGGGTGTGCCGACCACCTTCGCGGTGTGCCAGCTGGCAGAAAGGCTGAACATCGAAATGCCCATCGCGCAGACCATCCGCGCCGTGCTGGAGGGGCGTTTGAACCCGCGCGACGCCATCCACGAACTGATGCTGCGCACTCCTAAAGAGGAGTGGTGGGGCACCAGGCTGAAAGAGGCGTGA
- a CDS encoding phosphoglucomutase/phosphomannomutase family protein codes for MRQVEIRFGTDGWRGVIDEDFNETNVRLVARAVAEYLHHAKPEGHGVLVGYDNRLKSEVFARAAAEELAQCGLPAVLSESSLSSPALSFAVYHRKAQGGVMITASHNPPQFNGFKFKANYGGSALPDITEQIEAHLQRILAGEQTAGHKPARMRTENLTTEYLQHLSTLVEMPRILEAGWKVVADAMHGSGAGYLRTLLQGGRTQVIAIRENRDTQFGGVNPEPIASNLGVLMETVVREGADIGIALDGDADRVGAVDERGNFVDSHRIFAITLYHLVQRRGWRGRVVKTISTTNMIDALCRHFGLPLTVTPIGFKYICENMLQGDVLIGGEESGGIGVQHHIPERDGVLMGLMLLEAMTLSGKKLSDLVQEVFELTGEHHYNRIDLHLEREEMPAARERVAQTEAREVAGLPVNVIDRMDGTKFLLDNGAWLLLRASGTEPVVRVYAEASSPELVQQLLSAGEALVRGKS; via the coding sequence GTGAGACAGGTGGAGATTCGCTTTGGAACGGACGGCTGGCGTGGAGTGATCGATGAGGACTTCAACGAGACGAACGTGCGTCTGGTGGCGCGGGCGGTAGCGGAATACCTGCACCACGCAAAACCCGAAGGGCATGGCGTGCTGGTGGGGTACGATAACCGCCTGAAGTCAGAGGTGTTTGCGCGGGCGGCAGCGGAGGAGCTCGCCCAGTGCGGACTGCCCGCCGTGCTATCGGAGAGTTCGCTGTCGTCGCCAGCGTTGTCGTTCGCAGTGTATCATCGCAAGGCGCAGGGCGGTGTGATGATTACCGCCAGCCACAATCCGCCACAGTTCAACGGCTTCAAGTTCAAAGCGAACTACGGAGGTTCCGCTCTGCCGGACATCACCGAGCAGATTGAGGCGCACCTGCAACGGATACTGGCGGGCGAACAGACGGCTGGACATAAACCCGCCAGGATGCGCACCGAAAACCTCACCACCGAGTACCTGCAGCACCTCAGCACACTGGTGGAAATGCCCCGCATTCTGGAGGCGGGCTGGAAAGTGGTAGCCGACGCCATGCACGGCTCAGGCGCGGGCTATCTGCGTACCCTGTTGCAGGGTGGAAGGACGCAGGTCATCGCCATCCGCGAGAACCGTGACACACAGTTCGGCGGCGTCAACCCCGAGCCGATTGCCTCTAACCTCGGGGTGTTGATGGAGACGGTGGTGCGCGAGGGCGCGGACATCGGTATCGCGCTGGACGGCGACGCCGACCGCGTGGGCGCAGTCGATGAGCGGGGCAACTTTGTAGACAGTCATCGTATCTTTGCCATCACGCTGTACCATCTGGTGCAAAGGCGCGGCTGGCGCGGGCGTGTGGTGAAGACCATCTCTACCACGAATATGATTGACGCCCTGTGCCGGCATTTCGGGCTACCGTTGACCGTCACGCCCATCGGCTTCAAGTATATCTGCGAGAACATGTTACAGGGCGATGTGCTGATCGGCGGCGAGGAGAGCGGCGGTATCGGGGTGCAGCATCATATCCCCGAGCGAGATGGCGTGCTGATGGGACTGATGCTGCTGGAGGCAATGACGCTGAGCGGAAAGAAACTCAGCGACCTGGTGCAGGAGGTGTTCGAACTGACCGGAGAACACCATTACAACCGTATTGACCTGCATCTGGAACGCGAGGAGATGCCCGCCGCTCGTGAGCGCGTGGCGCAAACCGAAGCGCGGGAGGTCGCCGGTTTGCCGGTCAATGTGATTGACCGCATGGACGGCACCAAGTTCCTGTTGGACAACGGCGCGTGGCTGTTACTGCGAGCATCGGGCACGGAGCCGGTGGTGCGTGTGTACGCCGAGGCATCCTCACCCGAGCTGGTACAACAACTGCTGAGCGCCGGCGAGGCGCTGGTGCGTGGCAAGTCGTGA
- a CDS encoding esterase: protein MPQEPEEITLRVDGVQRTALVYPGSQAHRKPSPVVLVFHGFTGNAYHAARAYSLHTAWKEATVVYPQGLTVYSPRLLRNGPGWQHRPGEYEDRDLKFVDALLEELKSRYRVDEKAIYACGMSNGALFCFVLLAERAKAFAAFAPVAGAGGLFLLRARTPRPVLMVNGRADRLVSFQAAERTRDVLLRLNGCGSEQKEWAKGCITYLPVKDNNHVVFCAHDGGHIWPPEATAHIVRFFKEHRLR from the coding sequence ATGCCGCAAGAACCCGAGGAAATTACCCTGCGGGTAGACGGTGTTCAGCGTACTGCGCTGGTGTATCCCGGCTCGCAAGCCCACCGCAAGCCCTCGCCGGTGGTGCTGGTGTTCCACGGCTTCACCGGAAACGCTTATCACGCCGCCCGGGCATACAGCCTGCACACGGCATGGAAAGAGGCAACGGTGGTCTATCCACAGGGGCTGACCGTGTACAGCCCCCGCCTGTTGCGCAACGGACCGGGCTGGCAGCACCGTCCGGGCGAATACGAAGACCGCGACCTGAAGTTCGTGGATGCGCTTCTGGAAGAATTGAAATCGCGCTATCGGGTAGACGAGAAGGCAATCTACGCCTGCGGAATGTCCAACGGTGCGCTCTTCTGTTTCGTGCTGCTGGCAGAGAGGGCGAAGGCGTTCGCAGCGTTCGCGCCGGTAGCGGGAGCAGGTGGATTATTCTTATTGCGCGCACGGACGCCGCGCCCGGTGCTGATGGTGAACGGCAGGGCGGACAGGCTGGTTTCCTTTCAAGCGGCGGAGCGCACGCGCGACGTGTTACTCCGTCTCAACGGCTGCGGGAGCGAGCAAAAGGAATGGGCAAAGGGATGTATCACTTACCTGCCGGTGAAAGACAACAATCACGTGGTGTTTTGTGCCCATGACGGAGGGCATATCTGGCCTCCTGAGGCAACAGCGCATATTGTGCGTTTCTTCAAGGAGCACCGCCTTCGCTGA
- a CDS encoding UvrD-helicase domain-containing protein: MAYPQSPVQEEEQRLAVETDDRSVVVSAGAGSGKTQVLAERFVHLVKAGKAGIDEILTITYTRKAAREMKERIVALLEREGMGEARWLVESAYISTIDSLCARLIRENPFDSVVDPFFQQLAEHDAERLFYRAFDRVVDRHSVQPDSNIGKLLREAFGRMRFGSDPRDALHTLRQDLYRAMETVRLFGWGRRHLLEWADDISQNPQNIGWQLLSLLRNALLPGVKAAQRVLPAEETLAAELRRLQHALENIPKDGDLTQTVHTLREALLLRQGDSHVNHPVVAECLSRVRDWFAMLNAQQLTREVQEAWRTVAALHLLVEAWDEYQRVKTEANLCDFADVMTEAIRLLREHKAVRQRYRQRFRFVMVDEFQDANGLQLELVRLLSNGRNLFVVGDAQQSIYAFRHADVSLFRRMEQKARASPDRALLVGLQRNFRSRPEILRFIECIYRPIWSASIGGDVFRPLRSAKPFVPKQQPSVEFVMVPQESQDTLWVAIARATAGYIRQLVEQNRVCITAHGAEQGQPLQYRHVAILLRQTNQVPIFEEALSRERVPFYNTARRQYFVQPEVRDLIFALTVIDSPTDDIAVAATLRSPMVGASMDTLYACALESQKAGKGTPLWTGVKRWLDANPAQTDAQAVREFVALVEGLQQQRALRDVAQTLTALIDHTQYEARLLCRPEGKQRVANVRKLVQMATENREMSIAQFVEIVNELERIALREGEAPVLEETADVVRIYTVHGAKGLQFPVVVLPDVARPIRRRPQPRLLACLPAQKFVAQGFMKETTHPPMTQAAAIWSRQREWEEELRVWYVAMTRAIEHLVFVAPNGANGFWWNLFLDALQLPHSFSQEGVMRIAEGCDVMVRVVSETGAEPAEAMEEQRLQQLAQWLLGKAECSVEELLQWLNG, from the coding sequence ATGGCATACCCCCAAAGCCCGGTACAGGAGGAGGAACAGCGTCTTGCGGTCGAGACCGATGACCGTTCGGTAGTGGTGTCGGCAGGGGCTGGTTCTGGCAAAACGCAGGTGCTGGCAGAGCGGTTCGTGCACCTGGTCAAGGCGGGCAAGGCGGGCATCGATGAGATATTGACCATCACCTACACGCGCAAAGCGGCGCGCGAGATGAAAGAGCGAATCGTTGCGCTGCTGGAGCGGGAGGGAATGGGTGAAGCAAGATGGCTGGTGGAGAGCGCGTACATCAGTACCATCGACTCGCTGTGCGCCCGCCTGATTCGGGAGAACCCTTTTGACAGCGTGGTAGACCCCTTTTTCCAGCAGCTCGCCGAACACGACGCCGAGAGACTGTTCTATCGCGCTTTTGACCGCGTGGTGGACAGGCACAGCGTGCAACCCGATAGCAACATCGGCAAACTGCTGCGTGAAGCCTTCGGCAGGATGCGCTTCGGCAGCGACCCGCGAGACGCCCTGCATACTCTGCGCCAGGACCTCTACCGCGCGATGGAGACGGTGCGCCTGTTTGGCTGGGGGCGTCGGCACCTGCTGGAATGGGCGGACGACATCAGCCAGAATCCCCAGAACATCGGCTGGCAACTGTTGTCCTTGTTGCGGAACGCCTTGCTACCTGGGGTGAAGGCAGCTCAGCGTGTGCTCCCTGCGGAGGAGACGCTGGCAGCAGAGCTGCGTCGCCTGCAACATGCGCTCGAGAACATCCCCAAAGATGGCGACCTGACGCAGACGGTCCACACGCTGCGCGAAGCGTTGCTTCTCCGACAGGGCGATAGCCACGTGAACCACCCCGTGGTGGCGGAGTGCCTGAGCCGCGTTCGGGACTGGTTCGCCATGCTCAACGCCCAGCAATTAACCAGAGAGGTACAGGAGGCGTGGCGAACCGTTGCCGCATTGCACCTGCTGGTGGAGGCATGGGATGAATACCAGCGCGTGAAGACGGAAGCCAACCTGTGCGACTTCGCCGACGTGATGACCGAAGCGATACGCCTCCTGCGCGAACACAAAGCCGTCCGCCAGCGTTATCGCCAGAGGTTCCGTTTCGTCATGGTTGATGAGTTTCAGGATGCCAACGGGCTGCAGCTGGAGCTGGTGCGCCTGCTGAGCAACGGCAGGAACCTTTTTGTGGTGGGCGATGCACAGCAGTCCATCTACGCCTTCCGCCACGCCGATGTCAGCCTGTTTCGCCGCATGGAGCAGAAAGCGCGTGCATCCCCAGACCGTGCCCTGCTGGTAGGACTGCAGCGCAATTTCCGTTCGCGCCCTGAGATTCTGCGCTTCATAGAGTGCATCTACCGCCCGATATGGTCGGCGTCCATTGGCGGGGACGTGTTCCGTCCGTTGCGCAGTGCGAAGCCGTTCGTGCCCAAGCAGCAGCCCAGCGTGGAGTTTGTGATGGTGCCACAGGAAAGCCAGGATACCCTGTGGGTAGCCATCGCCCGCGCAACCGCCGGGTATATTCGGCAATTGGTCGAGCAGAATCGGGTTTGCATCACGGCGCACGGCGCGGAACAGGGACAGCCCTTACAGTACCGTCATGTTGCCATTCTGTTACGGCAAACCAATCAGGTGCCCATTTTTGAGGAGGCTCTATCGCGGGAAAGGGTCCCCTTCTACAACACCGCGCGACGCCAGTACTTTGTGCAGCCCGAAGTGCGTGACCTTATCTTCGCGCTAACGGTGATAGACTCCCCCACCGACGACATCGCGGTGGCAGCCACATTGCGCTCGCCCATGGTCGGCGCGAGTATGGACACTCTGTACGCCTGCGCGCTTGAATCACAGAAAGCAGGCAAGGGTACGCCGTTGTGGACAGGGGTGAAACGATGGCTGGACGCCAACCCCGCACAGACGGATGCTCAGGCAGTGCGTGAGTTCGTCGCGCTGGTGGAGGGCCTGCAGCAACAACGCGCTCTGCGGGACGTGGCTCAGACGCTCACCGCACTGATTGACCACACGCAGTATGAGGCGCGTCTGTTGTGTCGCCCCGAAGGTAAACAGCGGGTAGCCAACGTGCGCAAACTGGTGCAGATGGCAACCGAGAACCGCGAAATGTCTATCGCGCAGTTTGTAGAGATAGTGAACGAACTGGAACGCATCGCCCTGCGCGAAGGGGAAGCCCCCGTGCTGGAAGAGACGGCGGACGTGGTGCGCATTTACACCGTGCATGGCGCAAAGGGATTGCAATTTCCAGTGGTGGTTCTGCCCGATGTCGCTCGCCCCATACGCCGCCGCCCGCAGCCAAGGTTGCTCGCCTGCCTGCCCGCACAGAAGTTTGTGGCGCAGGGGTTTATGAAAGAAACGACCCATCCCCCGATGACCCAGGCGGCGGCAATCTGGTCTCGCCAGCGCGAGTGGGAGGAGGAACTGCGCGTGTGGTACGTGGCGATGACGCGAGCGATAGAACATCTGGTCTTCGTCGCACCCAATGGGGCAAACGGGTTCTGGTGGAACCTGTTTCTGGACGCCCTGCAACTACCCCATTCCTTCTCGCAGGAGGGCGTGATGCGCATTGCCGAGGGTTGTGATGTCATGGTGCGCGTGGTATCGGAGACGGGCGCAGAACCCGCCGAGGCGATGGAGGAACAGAGATTGCAGCAGCTGGCGCAGTGGCTGCTGGGGAAGGCGGAGTGCAGTGTGGAAGAGTTACTGCAGTGGCTGAACGGCTGA
- the dacB gene encoding D-alanyl-D-alanine carboxypeptidase/D-alanyl-D-alanine-endopeptidase — protein sequence MRKKTTLCLLWLWLITLPVLADLKTDIDKLLQNPALAHSITAILVVSLKDGRTLYERDADLMLVPASNQKLLTAAASLHKLGPDFRFTTRLWVTGEIDAQGVLQGDLILQGSGDPTILLKDIEAMADAVEKAGIRRIDGYLLYDESAFDGIRRGWDWAWDDEPYYYSPCLSAICVERNAVTVFVSPGEKAGDDPRIRLFPPTGYLLVRNEATTSPAGTPATVYVTREHARNIAIVRGQIPLDARPDSARQALSVEEPPRYAMWLLRESLEKRGITTRYRTALPDRVPERARLIHTHTSPPLREILPLLNKPSDNLIAECLMRTLGAVLHREGSAAAGERVMLDFLKEAGLDLSALNIVDGSGLSRRNQVSARNLVTLLRYMASHPQAKVFQDSLPIAGVDGTLRNRMVNTPAQGKVRAKTGSLSRVSTLSGYLTTQTGEELVFAILMNNYNGSAATARAVQDAILLRLVQGE from the coding sequence ATGCGCAAAAAGACGACCCTGTGCCTGCTGTGGCTCTGGCTGATAACCCTGCCCGTCCTTGCCGACCTCAAAACCGATATCGATAAGCTGCTGCAAAACCCCGCTCTGGCGCACAGCATTACCGCTATCCTGGTGGTCTCCTTGAAGGACGGCAGAACGCTTTACGAACGCGACGCGGACCTGATGCTGGTCCCCGCTTCCAATCAGAAACTGCTCACTGCGGCGGCAAGCCTGCATAAACTGGGGCCGGACTTCCGCTTCACGACCCGCCTTTGGGTAACTGGGGAGATAGACGCACAGGGCGTTCTGCAGGGTGACCTGATTCTGCAGGGCAGTGGCGACCCGACCATTCTGCTAAAGGACATCGAAGCGATGGCGGACGCAGTGGAAAAGGCAGGTATCCGCCGTATCGATGGCTATCTGCTGTATGACGAGAGCGCGTTCGACGGTATCCGCCGCGGCTGGGACTGGGCATGGGACGACGAACCTTACTACTACTCACCCTGCCTGAGCGCGATATGCGTCGAACGCAACGCGGTGACCGTCTTCGTCTCACCCGGAGAGAAGGCAGGTGATGATCCCCGCATCCGCCTCTTTCCCCCCACGGGCTATCTACTGGTGCGCAATGAGGCAACGACTTCTCCAGCCGGTACGCCTGCAACCGTTTACGTGACGCGCGAGCACGCACGCAACATCGCTATCGTGCGGGGACAGATACCTCTGGATGCCCGTCCCGATTCGGCAAGGCAGGCGTTGTCGGTGGAGGAACCACCCCGCTACGCGATGTGGCTGCTGCGTGAGTCACTGGAAAAGCGTGGGATAACCACCCGCTACCGCACCGCCCTGCCCGACCGCGTGCCAGAGCGGGCACGGCTGATCCACACCCACACGTCGCCTCCGCTGAGGGAAATACTCCCCCTCCTGAACAAACCGAGCGATAACCTTATCGCGGAATGCCTGATGCGCACACTGGGTGCTGTGCTACACCGCGAGGGAAGCGCCGCAGCAGGCGAGCGAGTGATGCTGGACTTTTTGAAAGAGGCGGGGTTAGACCTTTCCGCGCTGAACATCGTGGATGGTTCTGGCTTGTCGCGGCGCAATCAGGTGTCGGCAAGGAATCTGGTAACCTTACTGCGTTACATGGCATCGCATCCGCAGGCGAAGGTGTTTCAGGACTCCCTTCCGATAGCAGGCGTGGACGGCACTCTGCGCAACCGAATGGTCAACACCCCTGCGCAGGGTAAAGTGCGTGCCAAGACGGGTAGTCTGAGCAGAGTAAGTACCCTGTCGGGCTATCTGACCACGCAGACGGGCGAGGAGCTGGTGTTCGCCATCCTGATGAACAACTATAACGGTTCAGCGGCGACGGCACGGGCAGTGCAGGATGCTATCTTGCTACGACTGGTGCAGGGGGAGTAG